From the genome of Longimicrobium sp.:
TGACCAAGATGGCCGTGCTGGAGGACGAGGGCGCCGATGCCGCGCCCGCGCCCGCGCCCGCGCCGGCCGCGGCCCCGGCCGACACCGCCAAGGCGCGCGCGGACTCGGTCGCCAGGGCGTCGGCCCAGGCGGCGGTGGCCGCGGGGCCCTCGTTCAACGTCGAGGGGAACGCGGGCTCCACCCAGGCGCTCACGCGGTTCATGCGCAACCTCGAGGCGTCGCCCATGATCCGCGACGTGGCGCTGATCACCAGCGAGCAGATCGACTTCCAGGGGCGCAGCGTGCTCAAGTTTTCTCTCGAGGCCCGCTGGGAGCAGCCCGACCCGTCGCTGGTCGAGACGGTACCCCTTCTCAACGCCCGGTGACGCGCATGGCGCTTCCCCCGCTGGACCCCCAGCAGAAGAAGAACCTGATGTATGGCGGGGTGTTCCTGGCCCTGATCGCCTTCGGGTTCTACGACCGGCTGTACACGCCGCGCAGCGCCCGCATCGGACAGATGCAGGCCCGGCTCGAGGCGCTGGAAACGGTCAACTCGCGCAGCCGCGCCCTCACGCGCGGCGCCGAGGGGCAGATCGACCAGCAGCTCGTGCTGTACCGGCAGCAGCTGGAATTGGCCGAGGGGCTGATCCCCTCCGCCGAAGAGGTGCCCAACCTGCTCGACGCCATCTCGGCCGAGGCGCAGCGGGCGGGGGTGCGCATTCACCTGATCCAGCCGGTGAGCGCCACCGAGGAAAATTTCTTCACCCGCCGCGTGTACGACATGGCGGTGACCGGCGGCTACCACCAGATCGGCGAGTTCCTGACGCGGGTGGCCTCGCTGCCGCGCATCGTGACGCCCACCAACCTGACGGTGGCCCCGGTCGCCGAGGCCGGCGCCGCGTCCGGCGCGGCGCCGGCGGGGCGCACGGCGGAGCTGGAAGCCCGTTTTTCCATCGAGACCTACGTGATCCCCACCGCTGCGGCCGACGATGACGCGAGCGCCTGAACGAGCCTTCCGCGCGGCGCTTGCCGCCCTGGTGCTCGCCGCCGCGGGCGTCGCCGCCCAGCAGGCGGCGGTGGCGCCCGGCGACAGCACGGCCGCGGTGTCGCTTCCCGAGGCCGAGGTGTACCGCCGCGAGGTGTTCCGCTATCCGGCGGCGGGGCGCCCCGACCCCTTCCTGCCGCTGCTGAGCGGCGACGACATGGGGGTCCGTGCGCAGGACCTGCGCCTGCTGGGCATCGTGTACAGCGCCAACCCGCGCCAGTCGGTGGCGGTGTTCGCGCTTCCCGACAGCACGCAGCGGGTGCGCCTGCGCGTGGGGCAGCGGCTGGGCGCCATCACCGTGGTGGGCATCCATCCCCGCCGGGTGGACGTGCGCGAAGAAGAGATGGGGGTAAGCCGGGTGTATTCGATGGAGGTGCCGCGCGCCGGCCGGCCGGCCCCGCCCCCCACGTCGGCCCCGGTACCGGCCGCACCGGCCCAGGCGGCTCCGCCGCCGCCGGCGCCCGCCGCACGCAGGCCATAGGAGATTCTGACCATGAGGCGACCAATGATCGTGCGCAAAGCGTGGATGGCGCTGCTGCTGGTGCCGGCGCTGCTGGCCCTTGCCCCCCTCCCCGCGCCCCCCGCTATGGACGGCAGCGTGGCCGCCCTGCGCCTGGAGGGGCGCGACGGGCGCACCGAGCTGACGGTGGACATCGCCGGCGGCACGGTCACGTGGAGCGACTTCGCCCTCGCGGGGCCCCCGCGGGTGGTGGTCGACATCCAGAACGCGCGGCTGGGGCTGCCCTCCAACCGCTACGAGGGGCTGGACCGCGGCGGCGTGCGCGGGGTGCGCACCAGCCAGCACTCGGAAGACGTGGTGCGGCTGGTGCTGGACCTGGACCGCGAAACCCGGTACACGGTGGAGCAGGTGGCCGGCGGGCTGCGCGTGTCGCTGCAGTCGGGCGCCGCGGCCTTCCAGCCGTGGAGCAGCGGGGCTGCTTCCGCCTCGCGGCAGGCGTCGGCGCGCACGACGCCGGCCCCGCGCCCCGCGGCGCAGCAGCCTCCGCAGGGGCGCCGGATCACGGTGAGCTTCCAGAACACCGAGATGCGCGACGTGCTGGCCACCTTCGCCGAGTTCTCGGGGCGCTCCATCATCGCGGGCACCGACGTTTCGGGGATCGTGGTGGACGGGGTGTCGTTCACCAACCAGCCGTGGGACGTGGCGCTGCGCACCATGCTGCAGGCCTACGGGCTGGCGGCCGAGGAGCTTTCGGGGGGCATCATCCGCGTGGACCAGGTGGCCAACCTGGCCGCGCGCGCCCAGGCCGAGCCCCTGGTCACGCGCCCCTTCCGCGTGAACTACGTGAACGCGGGCGACCTGGCCGGGACGTTCGAGAATTTGCAGACCGAGCGCGGCAGCCTTTCGGCCGACACGGCCACCAACACCCTGATCGTTACCGACGTGGCGCGGGTGGTCGCCGACATCGAGGCGCTGCTCACCACCCTCGACGTGCCGGTGGCGCAGGTGGCCATCGAGGCCAAGATCATCTTCGTCGACCGCACGCAGCTGGAGGCGCTGGGAATCCGCTACGACCTCAAGGACTTCCAGGGCAACAGCTTCGGTGGTATTATCGAGAGCCCCCTCTACGATCCCGACACCGGCCAGCCGACGGGTGAAAGCACCCCCAACGACCGGTTCGTCCTGGGCGGTCCGTCCATCGGCGCCGTGGGCAACGCCGCGTCGGAGGTGGAGGACGCCACCCTCGACGTGGCGATCTCGCTGCTGCTGGCCAACCGCTTTTCGCTGGTGGCGCTCGTGAGCGCGCTGCAGGAAACGCGCATCGCCGACGTCGAGGCCATGCCGCAGATCACCACGCTGAACAACCGCACCGCCCGCATCTTCGTGGGCGAGGAGATCACCTTCCTCACCGCGTCGGCGGGGGCGGGCGCCGGGGGCGGAGGCATCACCCTGCAGCCGGTGCAGGTAGAGGCGGGGATCGAGCTCGAGGTGACGCCGCACATCACGGCCGACGGCCGGGTGCGGATGTCGCTGCGGGCCGAGAACTCCAACCCGACCGAGACCTCCAACAACCTGCTGAACGTGTCGCGCCAGCAGGCCGAGAACGAGGTGCTGGTAGGCGACGGCGAAACCGTCGTCATCGGCGGGCTGACGGTGACGCGCGTCACCGACACCCGCCGCGGCATTCCGTTCCTGATGGACCTGCCCATCGTGGGTGGGCTGTTCCGCGTGACCAACCGGTCGGAGCGCAAGCAGGACCTGCTGATTCTCGTCACCCCGCACATCGTCCGCCAGGATCGCTGACGGACGGGTCTTTTCGTATCCAACAACGCAGTACCTACCATGAAATTCCTCCGCAGCAGGGCCGCCGTCGCGGCGGCCCTGGCCCTGGCCGCGCTGCTCTCGGCGTGCACGGGCGACAACCCCTGGAATGGGGGCACCGGCCCCGGCCCCGGACAGACGACCCAGGACAAGGCCGCGCCTACCGTCGACGTGGTTCTTCCCGACGCGCAGACGCCGGCGGTGAACGCGGGCGACTCGCTGTTCGTGCGGGCGCGCGTGCGCGACGACCGGGCCGTGGTGAAGGTGACCTTCGAGGCGTACGCCGTGCGGGGGCGCCCCGAGCTGGGCACGGACACCGCCGTCGCGCGGTTCGTCGGCAAGGACGTGGACCTGAGCAAGACGGGCAGGGCGGTGACCGACACCACCATCGACCGCTTCCTCCTGGCCACCCCCGACACCCTGCGAGAGAACGGGATCTTCGTGGTGGTGACCGCCACGGACTCGGCGGGCAACAAGTCGGCGGACACCACGCGGATCAACATCATCCGCCAGGTGGTGGTGCCCACGGTGGACATCCTGTCGCCGACGCCTGCCTCGGCCCCCGTGAACCTGGGCGATTCGCTCCTGGTCACGGCCCGGGTCGGCGACGACCGGCGGCTGGCGCGGGTTACGTTCTCCGCCTTCTCGGTCCGGGGCGACCCGGCGCTGGGCACGGCGGTGGTGGTGCCCCGGTACTTGGCGACGGAGGTGAGCATGCCGGGCACCGGCCCGGCCGTTCGCGACACCACGATCAGCCGCTACCTGCGCGCTACCCCCGACACCGCGCGTGAATCGGGCGTGTACGTGGTGGTGACCGCCGCCGACTCGTCGGGCTACACCACCGCCGACACGGTCCGCATCACCATCGGCGGGCAGGGGGCGGCACCCCTGGTCACCGTGCTGGCCCCGGCGGCGAACGGAACGGTGAACCTGGGCGAGCCGCTGCTGGTGCGCGCCCGCGTGCGCGACGACCGGCGCCTGGCGCGGGTGAGCTTCGAGGCGTTCTCGGTGCGCGGCAACGCGGCCCAGGGCACGGCCACGCTCGTTCCCCGGTACGAGGCGCGCGAGGCCGACCTGCTCGAGGGCGGCCGCGTGGTGACCGACACCACCGTAGAGCGGCTGCTCCCCGCCACCCCCGACACCGCCCGCGAATCGGGGGTGCTGGTGGTGGTCACGGCGGTGGATACGTCCGGCTACACGAGTGCCGACACGGTGAGGTTCACCATCGCCGGCAACGGGGCCGCGCCGCTGGTGGACGTGCTTTCGCCGGCTCCGGGCGCAACGGTTCTCCTTCACGACTCGCTCGTGGTGCGCGCCCGGGTGCGCGACGACCGGCGCCTGGCGCGGGTAACCTTCTCGGCCTTCTCGATCCGGGGAGACGCGGCGCAGGGCACGGCCGTGGTCGTGCCCCGCTATGCCACGCGAGAGGTGGACCTTGCGTCCTCGGGGCGCGCGGTAACCGACACCACCCTTCAGCGGGTGCTGACGGCCACCTCCGACACGGCGCGCGAGTCTGGCGTGTACGTGGTGGTGACCGCCGTGGACAGCACGGGCTACTCCCGTTCCGACACGGTGCGGATCAACATCGGCGGCCCGTCCGCGGCGCCGTCGGTGGACATCGTTCTCCCGGACGCGCGCACCGGCACCATCGCGGTGGGCGACTCGGTGTTCGTCCGGGCGCGCGTGCGCGACGACCGCCGCCTGGCGCAGGTGGTGTTCGAGGGCTTCTCCGTACGCGGCAGCGTGGCGCTGGGCACCGACACCACGGTGGAGCGGTACGTCAGCAAAACGGTGAACCTGGCAGGCGGTTCGCGGGTGGTCACCGACACGATCCTCGACCGCTTCCTCCTGGCGGCACCCGACACCGCGCGCGAATCGGGAGTGATGATCGTGGTGACCGCCACCGACTCGGCGGGGCTTTCCACGGCGGACACGGCGCTCGTTTCCATCGGCGGGCCGCGGGTGCAGGTGTCGATTCCGGCCGGGCAGGACCCGCGCGGCGGGGCCGAGCTGCGCATCCGGGTGCTGGCCGAAGACTCGCGCGACCTCATCACCTCGGTGCGGGTGCGCGGGTCGGGCGTGTTCGCCTTCGACACCACGTTCTCGCTGCCCACGCCCCGGCCTAGCGTCGACACCCTGCTGGTGATCGACATTCCGCTGCTGGCGGCGGACGGTACGCTGCAGATCGACGCCAGCACCGTTTCGGGGGCGCTCCAGGCGGGCACCGCGGTTCCCGTGCAGGTGCAGGTGCGCGCGGCCGAGGTGGACCGCATCCGGCCGCGGACCACGTTCCAGACCAACGTCCGCGCCACCGTGGAGCAAGCCGACTCGTTCGAAGTGACGGTGACGGGGGTCGACGAGACGCGGGTAGACTCGGTGGGCGTGACCGTGCTGGCCATCCGCCGCGGCACCGGCGCGCCCGACACCCTGCGGGTGTACCGGGGCGCCGGGCCCGTAACGACGGGCACCTTCCGCTTCCAATTCTCCGACCTGGGGCTGAGCCCGCTCGACACCGCCAGCGTGGACCTGGAGGTGACCGCCTGGTCCAAGGACTCCAGCGGCAACTGCGGCGCGGCGGTCACGCCCAACACGCCGCAGCAGCTGGACTGCCTCGCCGGCCCCGGCGGGGTGGTGATCACCAGCATCAGCGGCCGGGTGGTGCCCGTGTTCATCGCCCGGGGCACGACGGTGCGCCGCCCGAACGGGAACGACGTGATCCCGGACCTGGTGGCCGACGGCAGCTACGTGTACCTGTCGAACTTCACCCGGAACCGCGTGGAGCTGCTGCCGCTGGGCGCTGCCTCGTACTCCGGATCGGTGAACGTGGGCGCGCAGCCCTGGGGCGTGGCCCTGGGGCGCAACGCCGATTCGCTATACGTGGCGAACAGCGGCGGCACCAACATCTCGGTGATCGCGCTGGACGGATCGCTGGCGGAGGACAGGCGCATCCTCACCCGGAACGAGCGGCTGTTCGGGGTGGATTTCTCGACGACCACCGCGGCGGTCCAGTCGGTTACCCTCTTCGACTACAGCGACCGGCCCCAGTTCCTGACGCAGGCTTCGAACGGCCTGCTGGTGTACAGCACCAAGCCCACGGCCGCGGCCAAGGACGGCACCGTTCGCCTGTACGACGAGCGCAAGCTGCGGTCGGAGGTGTTCACCGGCTACGTCGAGAAGACGACGGCCGGGCGGGCGACCGTCGTGAATGCCGACTCGGCGTTCCATCTGCCCCCGTCCAGCATCATCGTGTGCCCGCGCCGCCGCTTCGGCGACACGCAGGACCCGGAGTGCATTGCCGGCGACCTGGTGACGGTGTCGGACTCGCTTCGCACGCTGCGGTCGCTTCCGGCGAATCCGTCGGGAGGCAAGTACGACGCACGCCTCGACATCGGGGCGGACATCGAGGACGTGGGCTTTGCCGACACCACGTTCGTGGCGGCGAGCGTCGACCGGCGCTTCGTGGCCGTGGGCGAGGGCGCCCGGGTCAATGCGCGGATCCCCATGTTCGAGGCGCTGGGTGACTCGCTCGTGCTGCGGGGCGACGTGCGCGACCTGATCGCCAACTCGGCCGAGCGGGTGATCGGGCTGGGGCTGAACCGCGACGGTTCGCTGGGGGTGGCGCGCGGCAACGAGGCGTACTACTTCACCCCCGACCTGCGCAGGCAGGGGGCCGTGGCCAGCGGATCTCCGACGGGCGGCGTAGCCATGCACCCGCAAAGTGCCGACTACACCACCTCCCGAAGCGCCCTGAGCTTCGTGTCGGGGCTCGACGGGGCGGGCCGACCGTACGTGGACGTGATCGACGCGTACCACTTCCGCCTGGTCAAGCGGGTGTACACGCGCGACCCGGTGGTGGGTGCCCTGGTGGTGGCGCCCCGGGCGGCCGGCGACCCGGCCGAGGTCAGCCTGCGCCTGTACGCCCTTACCTCGGGCGGCGTGCTGGGGCTGACGCTCACCTACGCCGACCTGGGCCAGTCGCCGCCCTGACGGGCGGCGGTCACGGAAAAACGAAGGGCCTGGCTTCAGCCAGGCCCTTCGTCGTCCGCGGAGCCGCCGTTGCGGCCGGCCCAGAACCTTCGCACGCCTTCGTCCCACTGGCGCCCGCCCGGCCCCGGCGCTTTATTTACCGCATGCCGACCTTTCGCTTCGTTACGGCCGGCGAGTCGCACGGCCCCGCGCTGACCGCGGTGGTCGAGGGCGCGCCCGCCGGCCTCGCCCTTTCCGCCGACGACCTCGACCGCGAGCTTCGCCGCCGCCAGGGCGGGTACGGCCGCGGCGGGCGCATGCGCATCGAGTCTGACCGCGCCGAGATCCTGTCCGGGGTGCGCCACGGGCAGACGCTGGGCTCTCCCATCACGCTGCTGGTGAGGAACCGCGACTGGGCCAACTGGACGGACGCCATGTCCCCGGCCCCGTCCGCCGCCGAGGGTGACGACGAAGCGATGCGGCGCGTGTTCTTTCCGCGGCCGGGCCACGCGGATCTCGTCGGCGCGCTCAAGTACGACCGCACCGACGCCCGCGACATCCTGGAGCGGGCCAGTGCCCGCGAGACGGCGGCGCGCGTGGCTGCGGGCACCGTCGCCCGGCGGATGCTGGCCGAGCTGGGGATCACCGTCGGCAGCCACGTGGCCTCGCTGGGGGGCATCGTGGCCGCGGCGCCGGCCGAGCTGCCCGCCGACCTGAACGCCGCGTCCGACCCCTCCCCCGTCCGCTGCCTGGACCCGGAGGCGGAGGGGGCCATGATCGAAGCCATCGACGCCGCCAAGCGCGCGGGCGACACGCTGGGCGGCGTCGTCGAGGTGGTCGCGCGGGGGGTGCCGGCGGGGCTGGGGTCGCACGTGTCGTGGGACCGCAAGCTCGACGGCCGGCTGGCGCACGCGCTGATGTCCATCCAGGCCATCAAGGGCGTGGAGATCGGCCTGGGGTTCGATGGGTCGATGCGGCCGGGGTCGCGCGTGCACGACGCCATCGTGGCCCAGCCCGGGAACCCGCGGGGCGGGGGATTCGGCCGCGCGAGCAACAACGCGGGCGGGCTGGAGGGCGGCATCACCACGGGCCAGCCCCTCGTCGTCCGCGCGGCGATGAAGCCCATCTCCACGCTCATGCAGCCGCTGGCGACGGTAGACCTGCGCACCGGCGAGATCGCCGAGGCGGTGCGCGAGCGGTCGGACGTGGTCGCCGTCCCCGCCGCGGGGGTGGTGGCCGAGGCGATGGTGTGCATCGTCCTGGCGGGAGCCGTGCTGGAGCAGTTCGGCGGCGACACCATGGCCGACCTGCGGCGCAACTTCGACGGGTACGTGCAGCGCATCGCCGCGCGGGGCGCGTTTGGCTGACGGTTCCGTCCGGCGCGTCGTCCTGGTGGGGATGATGGCGTCGGGCAAGTCGGCCGTGGGGGCGGAGCTGGCGCGGCGGCTGGACTGGACGCACGTGGACCTGGACCGCGAGATCGAGGCCTTCGCCGGCCGGCGGATCCCCGACATCTTCGCCGCGGACGGCGAGGCGGCGTTCCGGGCGATGGAGGCCCAGGCGACGGAGCGGATCGCCGGGCGCGAGTCCATCGTCCTCTCCCCCGGCGGCGGATGGGTCACCCAGCCCGCCCTGCTGGACGCGCTGGGCCTGGGGACACTTTCCGTCTGGCTCCGCGTCTCGCCCGAAGAGGCGGTGCGGCGCGCGGCCGGGGCGCCGGGGGAACGCCCCTTGCTCGCCGGGGCAGATCCGCTGGCCGCTGTACAGCGGCTCCTGTCGGCGCGGGAAGCGCTCTACGCCCGGGCAGACCTGCATCTCGACACCGACGCGCGCGCCGTCGGCTCCATCGTGGACGACATCGAACGGCACATCCGCTCCCTCCAGGTGAGCGGAACTCCTTCTCGTTAGATCATGGCGGTCAAGAAAGACAAACGGCTGGTGGTGGTCGAGTCGCCGACCAAGGCGAAGACGATTCGCAACTTCCTCCCCTCGGGGTACGTGGTTGCGGCGTCGATGGGCCACGTCCGCGACCTTCCCGAGTCGGCCGCGGAAATCCCCACCAAGTTCAAGGGGCAGGAGTGGGCGCGCCTGGGGGTGAACGTCGACGACGGCTTCGAGCCGCTGTACGTGGTCCCCGCCGGGAAGCGGAAGATCGTCGCCGAGCTCAAGGCGCTGCTGAAGGACGCGGGCGAGCTGATCGTGGCGACCGACGAAGACCGCGAGGGCGAGAGCATCGGCTGGCACCTGGTGCAGGTGCTGGATCCCAAGGTGCCCGTCTCGCGCATCGTCTTCCACGAGATCACCCCCGAGGCCATCCGCGAAGCGATCCGCAAGCCGAGGCAGATCGACGAGCACCTGGTGCGCGCGCAGGAAACGCGGCGCATCCTCGACCGGCTGGTGGGCTACACCGTCAGCCCGCTGCTGTGGAAGAAGATCTCCAGCGGCCTAAGCGCCGGGCGCGTGCAGTCCGTCGCCGTGCGTCTTCTCGTCCAGCGTGAGCGCGAGCGGCGCGCCTTCCGGTCGGCCACCTACTGGGACCTCAAGGCGACGCTGCTGCGCGGCATCACCCCCTTCACCGCCGTGCTCGCGGCGGTGGGC
Proteins encoded in this window:
- a CDS encoding type 4a pilus biogenesis protein PilO; translation: MALPPLDPQQKKNLMYGGVFLALIAFGFYDRLYTPRSARIGQMQARLEALETVNSRSRALTRGAEGQIDQQLVLYRQQLELAEGLIPSAEEVPNLLDAISAEAQRAGVRIHLIQPVSATEENFFTRRVYDMAVTGGYHQIGEFLTRVASLPRIVTPTNLTVAPVAEAGAASGAAPAGRTAELEARFSIETYVIPTAAADDDASA
- a CDS encoding AMIN domain-containing protein is translated as MIVRKAWMALLLVPALLALAPLPAPPAMDGSVAALRLEGRDGRTELTVDIAGGTVTWSDFALAGPPRVVVDIQNARLGLPSNRYEGLDRGGVRGVRTSQHSEDVVRLVLDLDRETRYTVEQVAGGLRVSLQSGAAAFQPWSSGAASASRQASARTTPAPRPAAQQPPQGRRITVSFQNTEMRDVLATFAEFSGRSIIAGTDVSGIVVDGVSFTNQPWDVALRTMLQAYGLAAEELSGGIIRVDQVANLAARAQAEPLVTRPFRVNYVNAGDLAGTFENLQTERGSLSADTATNTLIVTDVARVVADIEALLTTLDVPVAQVAIEAKIIFVDRTQLEALGIRYDLKDFQGNSFGGIIESPLYDPDTGQPTGESTPNDRFVLGGPSIGAVGNAASEVEDATLDVAISLLLANRFSLVALVSALQETRIADVEAMPQITTLNNRTARIFVGEEITFLTASAGAGAGGGGITLQPVQVEAGIELEVTPHITADGRVRMSLRAENSNPTETSNNLLNVSRQQAENEVLVGDGETVVIGGLTVTRVTDTRRGIPFLMDLPIVGGLFRVTNRSERKQDLLILVTPHIVRQDR
- the aroC gene encoding chorismate synthase; translated protein: MPTFRFVTAGESHGPALTAVVEGAPAGLALSADDLDRELRRRQGGYGRGGRMRIESDRAEILSGVRHGQTLGSPITLLVRNRDWANWTDAMSPAPSAAEGDDEAMRRVFFPRPGHADLVGALKYDRTDARDILERASARETAARVAAGTVARRMLAELGITVGSHVASLGGIVAAAPAELPADLNAASDPSPVRCLDPEAEGAMIEAIDAAKRAGDTLGGVVEVVARGVPAGLGSHVSWDRKLDGRLAHALMSIQAIKGVEIGLGFDGSMRPGSRVHDAIVAQPGNPRGGGFGRASNNAGGLEGGITTGQPLVVRAAMKPISTLMQPLATVDLRTGEIAEAVRERSDVVAVPAAGVVAEAMVCIVLAGAVLEQFGGDTMADLRRNFDGYVQRIAARGAFG
- a CDS encoding shikimate kinase, whose product is MADGSVRRVVLVGMMASGKSAVGAELARRLDWTHVDLDREIEAFAGRRIPDIFAADGEAAFRAMEAQATERIAGRESIVLSPGGGWVTQPALLDALGLGTLSVWLRVSPEEAVRRAAGAPGERPLLAGADPLAAVQRLLSAREALYARADLHLDTDARAVGSIVDDIERHIRSLQVSGTPSR